Proteins encoded by one window of Rhodamnia argentea isolate NSW1041297 chromosome 6, ASM2092103v1, whole genome shotgun sequence:
- the LOC115741464 gene encoding protein NRT1/ PTR FAMILY 4.6-like isoform X1, whose product MKGREMGNMHQSGLEGYVDWRNRPALVDRHGGMVAAFFVLVVEVLENLAYLANASNLVVYLTKFMHYSPSSSANIVTNFMGTTFLLALLGGFLADAYITTYRIYLMSAAIEFSGLLVLTIQARIPSLKTPSCVSASAHSPCQELVGAKAVILFAGLYLVALGVGGIKGSLPPHGAEQFDETTPEGRKQRSAFFNYYIFSLSFGALMAVTCVVWIEDNIGWQWGFAISAATILISIPVFLLGSSTYRVKTPTGSPITTMFKVLAASIFNSCKSRKPTNAVVVSMATSPSHREPEDAEAKGKEPSQTLTVHLGFLNRAAMKNPSYPMLQCTVNQVESVKTVIKILPIFMSTIILNCCLAQLSTFSVQQAATMNTKLGSLRVPPASLPIFPVLFMMILAPVYNHLVIPFARRTNKTEMGITHLQRIGTGLVLSIMAMAVAALVEVKRKKVAAESGTIDSAGPLPITFLWIALQYLFLGSADLFTLAGMMEFFFTETPRSMRSLATALSWASLAMGYYLSSALVSIVNNITGTFSATPWMSGSNLNCYRLEGFYWLLCVLSGINFLNYLFWATRYSYRST is encoded by the exons atgaaagggagagaaatg GGCAATATGCACCAGAGTGGATTGGAAGGATATGTAGATTGGAGGAACAGACCTGCACTCGTAGATCGTCATGGAGGCATGGTGGCTGCTTTCTTTGTCTTAG TTGTGGAGGTGCTGGAGAATTTAGCATACCTGGCCAATGCAAGCAACCTTGTGGTCTACCTGACAAAATTCATGCATTATTCGCCATCCAGTTCCGCCAATATTGTCACCAATTTCATGGGGACAACTTTTCTCCTCGCTCTCCTTGGTGGCTTTCTAGCAGATGCTTACATTACAACCTACAGAATATACCTGATGAGCGCTGCAATAGAATTCTCG GGGTTGCTAGTCCTCACAATTCAAGCTCGCATACCTTCATTGAAAACACCAAGTTGCGTTTCAGCCAGCGCCCATTCTCCATGTCAAGAGCTTGTCGGTGCAAAAGCAGTGATATTGTTTGCAGGCCTCTATCTGGTGGCTTTAGGAGTTGGCGGGATAAAAGGCTCACTACCTCCACATGGGGCTGAGCAATTTGATGAGACTACCCCAGAAGGCAGGAAGCAGAGATCAGCCTTTTTCAACTATTACATTTTCAGCCTCTCTTTTGGGGCCCTGATGGCTGTCACCTGTGTGGTTTGGATTGAAGATAACATAGGTTGGCAGTGGGGCTTCGCGATATCGGCTGCAACAATTCTGATCTCCATCCCGGTCTTCCTCCTCGGTTCTTCTACCTATAGGGTCAAAACACCCACAGGAAGCCCCATCACAACCATGTTCAAG GTGCTGGCAGCATCGATCTTTAACTCTTGTAAATCTAGGAAACCAACAAATGCTGTTGTAGTGAGCATGGCAACAAGCCCATCTCACAGAGAACCAGAGGATGCAGAAGCCAAGGGAAAGGAGCCAAGTCAGACCCTGACAGTACATCTCGGATTCCTGAACAGAGCAGCAATGAAAAATCCCAGCTACCCGATGCTCCAATGCACTGTAAATCAAGTGGAAAGCGTCAAGACGGTGATAAAGATTCTCCCGATCTTCATGTCGACCATAATTTTGAACTGCTGCCTTGCCCAACTTTCGACCTTTTCAGTCCAACAAGCAGCCACCATGAACACCAAGCTAGGCTCCCTGAGAGTCCCACCGGCTTCCCTCCCCATCTTCCCAGTCCTCTTCATGATGATATTAGCACCAGTCTACAACCACCTAGTCATACCATTTGCAAGAAGAACCAATAAAACCGAAATGGGCATCACTCATCTTCAGCGGATCGGGACAGGGTTAGTTCTGTCCATAATGGCAATGGCGGTGGCAGCTTTGGTCGAAGTCAAGAGAAAGAAAGTTGCCGCGGAATCGGGGACAATAGATTCTGCCGGACCACTGCCGATCACCTTCTTGTGGATAGCACTGCAATACCTGTTCCTGGGATCGGCCGACCTATTCACACTGGCAGGCATGATGGAGTTCTTCTTCACAGAAACACCGCGAAGCATGCGGTCCTTGGCCACAGCGCTCTCCTGGGCATCATTGGCCATGGGCTACTACCTGAGCTCGGCACTCGTCTCCATAGTCAACAACATCACCGGCACATTTTCTGCAACGCCTTGGATGTCCGGCAGCAACTTGAATTGCTACCGCCTGGAGGGGTTTTACTGGCTGCTCTGCGTGCTGAGCGgaatcaatttcttgaattaCCTCTTCTGGGCTACCCGCTACAGCTACAGATCAACATAA
- the LOC115741464 gene encoding protein NRT1/ PTR FAMILY 4.6-like isoform X3, which yields MKGQYAPEWIGRICRLEEQTCTRRSSWRHGGCFLCLSCGGAGEFSIPGQCKQPCGLPDKIHALFAIQFRQYCHQFHGDNFSPRSPWWLSSRCLHYNLQNIPDERCNRILASAHSPCQELVGAKAVILFAGLYLVALGVGGIKGSLPPHGAEQFDETTPEGRKQRSAFFNYYIFSLSFGALMAVTCVVWIEDNIGWQWGFAISAATILISIPVFLLGSSTYRVKTPTGSPITTMFKVLAASIFNSCKSRKPTNAVVVSMATSPSHREPEDAEAKGKEPSQTLTVHLGFLNRAAMKNPSYPMLQCTVNQVESVKTVIKILPIFMSTIILNCCLAQLSTFSVQQAATMNTKLGSLRVPPASLPIFPVLFMMILAPVYNHLVIPFARRTNKTEMGITHLQRIGTGLVLSIMAMAVAALVEVKRKKVAAESGTIDSAGPLPITFLWIALQYLFLGSADLFTLAGMMEFFFTETPRSMRSLATALSWASLAMGYYLSSALVSIVNNITGTFSATPWMSGSNLNCYRLEGFYWLLCVLSGINFLNYLFWATRYSYRST from the exons atgaaag GGCAATATGCACCAGAGTGGATTGGAAGGATATGTAGATTGGAGGAACAGACCTGCACTCGTAGATCGTCATGGAGGCATGGTGGCTGCTTTCTTTGTCTTAG TTGTGGAGGTGCTGGAGAATTTAGCATACCTGGCCAATGCAAGCAACCTTGTGGTCTACCTGACAAAATTCATGCATTATTCGCCATCCAGTTCCGCCAATATTGTCACCAATTTCATGGGGACAACTTTTCTCCTCGCTCTCCTTGGTGGCTTTCTAGCAGATGCTTACATTACAACCTACAGAATATACCTGATGAGCGCTGCAATAGAATTCTCG CCAGCGCCCATTCTCCATGTCAAGAGCTTGTCGGTGCAAAAGCAGTGATATTGTTTGCAGGCCTCTATCTGGTGGCTTTAGGAGTTGGCGGGATAAAAGGCTCACTACCTCCACATGGGGCTGAGCAATTTGATGAGACTACCCCAGAAGGCAGGAAGCAGAGATCAGCCTTTTTCAACTATTACATTTTCAGCCTCTCTTTTGGGGCCCTGATGGCTGTCACCTGTGTGGTTTGGATTGAAGATAACATAGGTTGGCAGTGGGGCTTCGCGATATCGGCTGCAACAATTCTGATCTCCATCCCGGTCTTCCTCCTCGGTTCTTCTACCTATAGGGTCAAAACACCCACAGGAAGCCCCATCACAACCATGTTCAAG GTGCTGGCAGCATCGATCTTTAACTCTTGTAAATCTAGGAAACCAACAAATGCTGTTGTAGTGAGCATGGCAACAAGCCCATCTCACAGAGAACCAGAGGATGCAGAAGCCAAGGGAAAGGAGCCAAGTCAGACCCTGACAGTACATCTCGGATTCCTGAACAGAGCAGCAATGAAAAATCCCAGCTACCCGATGCTCCAATGCACTGTAAATCAAGTGGAAAGCGTCAAGACGGTGATAAAGATTCTCCCGATCTTCATGTCGACCATAATTTTGAACTGCTGCCTTGCCCAACTTTCGACCTTTTCAGTCCAACAAGCAGCCACCATGAACACCAAGCTAGGCTCCCTGAGAGTCCCACCGGCTTCCCTCCCCATCTTCCCAGTCCTCTTCATGATGATATTAGCACCAGTCTACAACCACCTAGTCATACCATTTGCAAGAAGAACCAATAAAACCGAAATGGGCATCACTCATCTTCAGCGGATCGGGACAGGGTTAGTTCTGTCCATAATGGCAATGGCGGTGGCAGCTTTGGTCGAAGTCAAGAGAAAGAAAGTTGCCGCGGAATCGGGGACAATAGATTCTGCCGGACCACTGCCGATCACCTTCTTGTGGATAGCACTGCAATACCTGTTCCTGGGATCGGCCGACCTATTCACACTGGCAGGCATGATGGAGTTCTTCTTCACAGAAACACCGCGAAGCATGCGGTCCTTGGCCACAGCGCTCTCCTGGGCATCATTGGCCATGGGCTACTACCTGAGCTCGGCACTCGTCTCCATAGTCAACAACATCACCGGCACATTTTCTGCAACGCCTTGGATGTCCGGCAGCAACTTGAATTGCTACCGCCTGGAGGGGTTTTACTGGCTGCTCTGCGTGCTGAGCGgaatcaatttcttgaattaCCTCTTCTGGGCTACCCGCTACAGCTACAGATCAACATAA
- the LOC115741464 gene encoding protein NRT1/ PTR FAMILY 4.6-like isoform X4 — MVAAFFVLVVEVLENLAYLANASNLVVYLTKFMHYSPSSSANIVTNFMGTTFLLALLGGFLADAYITTYRIYLMSAAIEFSGLLVLTIQARIPSLKTPSCVSASAHSPCQELVGAKAVILFAGLYLVALGVGGIKGSLPPHGAEQFDETTPEGRKQRSAFFNYYIFSLSFGALMAVTCVVWIEDNIGWQWGFAISAATILISIPVFLLGSSTYRVKTPTGSPITTMFKVLAASIFNSCKSRKPTNAVVVSMATSPSHREPEDAEAKGKEPSQTLTVHLGFLNRAAMKNPSYPMLQCTVNQVESVKTVIKILPIFMSTIILNCCLAQLSTFSVQQAATMNTKLGSLRVPPASLPIFPVLFMMILAPVYNHLVIPFARRTNKTEMGITHLQRIGTGLVLSIMAMAVAALVEVKRKKVAAESGTIDSAGPLPITFLWIALQYLFLGSADLFTLAGMMEFFFTETPRSMRSLATALSWASLAMGYYLSSALVSIVNNITGTFSATPWMSGSNLNCYRLEGFYWLLCVLSGINFLNYLFWATRYSYRST, encoded by the exons ATGGTGGCTGCTTTCTTTGTCTTAG TTGTGGAGGTGCTGGAGAATTTAGCATACCTGGCCAATGCAAGCAACCTTGTGGTCTACCTGACAAAATTCATGCATTATTCGCCATCCAGTTCCGCCAATATTGTCACCAATTTCATGGGGACAACTTTTCTCCTCGCTCTCCTTGGTGGCTTTCTAGCAGATGCTTACATTACAACCTACAGAATATACCTGATGAGCGCTGCAATAGAATTCTCG GGGTTGCTAGTCCTCACAATTCAAGCTCGCATACCTTCATTGAAAACACCAAGTTGCGTTTCAGCCAGCGCCCATTCTCCATGTCAAGAGCTTGTCGGTGCAAAAGCAGTGATATTGTTTGCAGGCCTCTATCTGGTGGCTTTAGGAGTTGGCGGGATAAAAGGCTCACTACCTCCACATGGGGCTGAGCAATTTGATGAGACTACCCCAGAAGGCAGGAAGCAGAGATCAGCCTTTTTCAACTATTACATTTTCAGCCTCTCTTTTGGGGCCCTGATGGCTGTCACCTGTGTGGTTTGGATTGAAGATAACATAGGTTGGCAGTGGGGCTTCGCGATATCGGCTGCAACAATTCTGATCTCCATCCCGGTCTTCCTCCTCGGTTCTTCTACCTATAGGGTCAAAACACCCACAGGAAGCCCCATCACAACCATGTTCAAG GTGCTGGCAGCATCGATCTTTAACTCTTGTAAATCTAGGAAACCAACAAATGCTGTTGTAGTGAGCATGGCAACAAGCCCATCTCACAGAGAACCAGAGGATGCAGAAGCCAAGGGAAAGGAGCCAAGTCAGACCCTGACAGTACATCTCGGATTCCTGAACAGAGCAGCAATGAAAAATCCCAGCTACCCGATGCTCCAATGCACTGTAAATCAAGTGGAAAGCGTCAAGACGGTGATAAAGATTCTCCCGATCTTCATGTCGACCATAATTTTGAACTGCTGCCTTGCCCAACTTTCGACCTTTTCAGTCCAACAAGCAGCCACCATGAACACCAAGCTAGGCTCCCTGAGAGTCCCACCGGCTTCCCTCCCCATCTTCCCAGTCCTCTTCATGATGATATTAGCACCAGTCTACAACCACCTAGTCATACCATTTGCAAGAAGAACCAATAAAACCGAAATGGGCATCACTCATCTTCAGCGGATCGGGACAGGGTTAGTTCTGTCCATAATGGCAATGGCGGTGGCAGCTTTGGTCGAAGTCAAGAGAAAGAAAGTTGCCGCGGAATCGGGGACAATAGATTCTGCCGGACCACTGCCGATCACCTTCTTGTGGATAGCACTGCAATACCTGTTCCTGGGATCGGCCGACCTATTCACACTGGCAGGCATGATGGAGTTCTTCTTCACAGAAACACCGCGAAGCATGCGGTCCTTGGCCACAGCGCTCTCCTGGGCATCATTGGCCATGGGCTACTACCTGAGCTCGGCACTCGTCTCCATAGTCAACAACATCACCGGCACATTTTCTGCAACGCCTTGGATGTCCGGCAGCAACTTGAATTGCTACCGCCTGGAGGGGTTTTACTGGCTGCTCTGCGTGCTGAGCGgaatcaatttcttgaattaCCTCTTCTGGGCTACCCGCTACAGCTACAGATCAACATAA
- the LOC115741464 gene encoding protein NRT1/ PTR FAMILY 4.6-like isoform X5 — MICTNHQATCSCTRRSSWRHGGCFLCLSCGGAGEFSIPGQCKQPCGLPDKIHALFAIQFRQYCHQFHGDNFSPRSPWWLSSRCLHYNLQNIPDERCNRILASAHSPCQELVGAKAVILFAGLYLVALGVGGIKGSLPPHGAEQFDETTPEGRKQRSAFFNYYIFSLSFGALMAVTCVVWIEDNIGWQWGFAISAATILISIPVFLLGSSTYRVKTPTGSPITTMFKVLAASIFNSCKSRKPTNAVVVSMATSPSHREPEDAEAKGKEPSQTLTVHLGFLNRAAMKNPSYPMLQCTVNQVESVKTVIKILPIFMSTIILNCCLAQLSTFSVQQAATMNTKLGSLRVPPASLPIFPVLFMMILAPVYNHLVIPFARRTNKTEMGITHLQRIGTGLVLSIMAMAVAALVEVKRKKVAAESGTIDSAGPLPITFLWIALQYLFLGSADLFTLAGMMEFFFTETPRSMRSLATALSWASLAMGYYLSSALVSIVNNITGTFSATPWMSGSNLNCYRLEGFYWLLCVLSGINFLNYLFWATRYSYRST; from the exons ATGATCTGCACCAATCATCAAGCAACTTGCTC CTGCACTCGTAGATCGTCATGGAGGCATGGTGGCTGCTTTCTTTGTCTTAG TTGTGGAGGTGCTGGAGAATTTAGCATACCTGGCCAATGCAAGCAACCTTGTGGTCTACCTGACAAAATTCATGCATTATTCGCCATCCAGTTCCGCCAATATTGTCACCAATTTCATGGGGACAACTTTTCTCCTCGCTCTCCTTGGTGGCTTTCTAGCAGATGCTTACATTACAACCTACAGAATATACCTGATGAGCGCTGCAATAGAATTCTCG CCAGCGCCCATTCTCCATGTCAAGAGCTTGTCGGTGCAAAAGCAGTGATATTGTTTGCAGGCCTCTATCTGGTGGCTTTAGGAGTTGGCGGGATAAAAGGCTCACTACCTCCACATGGGGCTGAGCAATTTGATGAGACTACCCCAGAAGGCAGGAAGCAGAGATCAGCCTTTTTCAACTATTACATTTTCAGCCTCTCTTTTGGGGCCCTGATGGCTGTCACCTGTGTGGTTTGGATTGAAGATAACATAGGTTGGCAGTGGGGCTTCGCGATATCGGCTGCAACAATTCTGATCTCCATCCCGGTCTTCCTCCTCGGTTCTTCTACCTATAGGGTCAAAACACCCACAGGAAGCCCCATCACAACCATGTTCAAG GTGCTGGCAGCATCGATCTTTAACTCTTGTAAATCTAGGAAACCAACAAATGCTGTTGTAGTGAGCATGGCAACAAGCCCATCTCACAGAGAACCAGAGGATGCAGAAGCCAAGGGAAAGGAGCCAAGTCAGACCCTGACAGTACATCTCGGATTCCTGAACAGAGCAGCAATGAAAAATCCCAGCTACCCGATGCTCCAATGCACTGTAAATCAAGTGGAAAGCGTCAAGACGGTGATAAAGATTCTCCCGATCTTCATGTCGACCATAATTTTGAACTGCTGCCTTGCCCAACTTTCGACCTTTTCAGTCCAACAAGCAGCCACCATGAACACCAAGCTAGGCTCCCTGAGAGTCCCACCGGCTTCCCTCCCCATCTTCCCAGTCCTCTTCATGATGATATTAGCACCAGTCTACAACCACCTAGTCATACCATTTGCAAGAAGAACCAATAAAACCGAAATGGGCATCACTCATCTTCAGCGGATCGGGACAGGGTTAGTTCTGTCCATAATGGCAATGGCGGTGGCAGCTTTGGTCGAAGTCAAGAGAAAGAAAGTTGCCGCGGAATCGGGGACAATAGATTCTGCCGGACCACTGCCGATCACCTTCTTGTGGATAGCACTGCAATACCTGTTCCTGGGATCGGCCGACCTATTCACACTGGCAGGCATGATGGAGTTCTTCTTCACAGAAACACCGCGAAGCATGCGGTCCTTGGCCACAGCGCTCTCCTGGGCATCATTGGCCATGGGCTACTACCTGAGCTCGGCACTCGTCTCCATAGTCAACAACATCACCGGCACATTTTCTGCAACGCCTTGGATGTCCGGCAGCAACTTGAATTGCTACCGCCTGGAGGGGTTTTACTGGCTGCTCTGCGTGCTGAGCGgaatcaatttcttgaattaCCTCTTCTGGGCTACCCGCTACAGCTACAGATCAACATAA
- the LOC115741464 gene encoding protein NRT1/ PTR FAMILY 4.6-like isoform X2 — protein sequence MHQSGLEGYVDWRNRPALVDRHGGMVAAFFVLVVEVLENLAYLANASNLVVYLTKFMHYSPSSSANIVTNFMGTTFLLALLGGFLADAYITTYRIYLMSAAIEFSGLLVLTIQARIPSLKTPSCVSASAHSPCQELVGAKAVILFAGLYLVALGVGGIKGSLPPHGAEQFDETTPEGRKQRSAFFNYYIFSLSFGALMAVTCVVWIEDNIGWQWGFAISAATILISIPVFLLGSSTYRVKTPTGSPITTMFKVLAASIFNSCKSRKPTNAVVVSMATSPSHREPEDAEAKGKEPSQTLTVHLGFLNRAAMKNPSYPMLQCTVNQVESVKTVIKILPIFMSTIILNCCLAQLSTFSVQQAATMNTKLGSLRVPPASLPIFPVLFMMILAPVYNHLVIPFARRTNKTEMGITHLQRIGTGLVLSIMAMAVAALVEVKRKKVAAESGTIDSAGPLPITFLWIALQYLFLGSADLFTLAGMMEFFFTETPRSMRSLATALSWASLAMGYYLSSALVSIVNNITGTFSATPWMSGSNLNCYRLEGFYWLLCVLSGINFLNYLFWATRYSYRST from the exons ATGCACCAGAGTGGATTGGAAGGATATGTAGATTGGAGGAACAGACCTGCACTCGTAGATCGTCATGGAGGCATGGTGGCTGCTTTCTTTGTCTTAG TTGTGGAGGTGCTGGAGAATTTAGCATACCTGGCCAATGCAAGCAACCTTGTGGTCTACCTGACAAAATTCATGCATTATTCGCCATCCAGTTCCGCCAATATTGTCACCAATTTCATGGGGACAACTTTTCTCCTCGCTCTCCTTGGTGGCTTTCTAGCAGATGCTTACATTACAACCTACAGAATATACCTGATGAGCGCTGCAATAGAATTCTCG GGGTTGCTAGTCCTCACAATTCAAGCTCGCATACCTTCATTGAAAACACCAAGTTGCGTTTCAGCCAGCGCCCATTCTCCATGTCAAGAGCTTGTCGGTGCAAAAGCAGTGATATTGTTTGCAGGCCTCTATCTGGTGGCTTTAGGAGTTGGCGGGATAAAAGGCTCACTACCTCCACATGGGGCTGAGCAATTTGATGAGACTACCCCAGAAGGCAGGAAGCAGAGATCAGCCTTTTTCAACTATTACATTTTCAGCCTCTCTTTTGGGGCCCTGATGGCTGTCACCTGTGTGGTTTGGATTGAAGATAACATAGGTTGGCAGTGGGGCTTCGCGATATCGGCTGCAACAATTCTGATCTCCATCCCGGTCTTCCTCCTCGGTTCTTCTACCTATAGGGTCAAAACACCCACAGGAAGCCCCATCACAACCATGTTCAAG GTGCTGGCAGCATCGATCTTTAACTCTTGTAAATCTAGGAAACCAACAAATGCTGTTGTAGTGAGCATGGCAACAAGCCCATCTCACAGAGAACCAGAGGATGCAGAAGCCAAGGGAAAGGAGCCAAGTCAGACCCTGACAGTACATCTCGGATTCCTGAACAGAGCAGCAATGAAAAATCCCAGCTACCCGATGCTCCAATGCACTGTAAATCAAGTGGAAAGCGTCAAGACGGTGATAAAGATTCTCCCGATCTTCATGTCGACCATAATTTTGAACTGCTGCCTTGCCCAACTTTCGACCTTTTCAGTCCAACAAGCAGCCACCATGAACACCAAGCTAGGCTCCCTGAGAGTCCCACCGGCTTCCCTCCCCATCTTCCCAGTCCTCTTCATGATGATATTAGCACCAGTCTACAACCACCTAGTCATACCATTTGCAAGAAGAACCAATAAAACCGAAATGGGCATCACTCATCTTCAGCGGATCGGGACAGGGTTAGTTCTGTCCATAATGGCAATGGCGGTGGCAGCTTTGGTCGAAGTCAAGAGAAAGAAAGTTGCCGCGGAATCGGGGACAATAGATTCTGCCGGACCACTGCCGATCACCTTCTTGTGGATAGCACTGCAATACCTGTTCCTGGGATCGGCCGACCTATTCACACTGGCAGGCATGATGGAGTTCTTCTTCACAGAAACACCGCGAAGCATGCGGTCCTTGGCCACAGCGCTCTCCTGGGCATCATTGGCCATGGGCTACTACCTGAGCTCGGCACTCGTCTCCATAGTCAACAACATCACCGGCACATTTTCTGCAACGCCTTGGATGTCCGGCAGCAACTTGAATTGCTACCGCCTGGAGGGGTTTTACTGGCTGCTCTGCGTGCTGAGCGgaatcaatttcttgaattaCCTCTTCTGGGCTACCCGCTACAGCTACAGATCAACATAA